DNA sequence from the Desulfovibrio subterraneus genome:
TGACCCGCGTACCACAGAAGAAGAACTCATGTCCGTGCTGGGTCTGTTCATGCTCGGGCAGAGCTTTTTCGACCGGCAGGTGAGCACGCTTTCCGGTGGCGAAAAGAGCCGTCTGCTGCTGGCCACGCTGTTCCTTTCGCGCAGCAACTTTCTGGTGCTGGACGAACCCACCAACCATCTTGATCTTGAATCGCGCGAAGCGCTGGTGGAAGCGCTGGATGCCTTTGACGGCACCATCTTCATGGTGGCGCATGACCGCTATCTGCTTTCTTCCGTGGCTGATCAGGTATGGTCGCTGGATGAGAACGGGTTTACTGTCTACGAATCCGGCTTCGAGGAATACGACAAGGCGCGTCGTCAGCTTGCGTCCGAGGCTGCCGGCAAGGATGCGGATGCAGCGCGTGGCGGTGGTTTGAGCCGTGATGAGCAGAAGCGCATCAAACGCCAGCAGGCGGAGTTGCGTAATACCATTTATAAGGAACTCAAGCCCAAGCAGGAAGCCTTTGCCAAGCTGGAAAAGGAATTTGAAGCCTCGCTGGAAGAGCAGGGCGAAGTGGAAGCCATGCTTGCTGATCCTGCCGTGTATGCCGATTCCGGCAAGGCGTCTGATCTGCTCAAGCGGTTTCATGCGCTGCAGGCCAAGGGTGAAGAGCTTATGGAAAAGATGGGTGAGCTTGAGGTGGTCATCAATGAGTTGGAGGCTCGCAAGGCCGCGCTTGTGGATGATGTTATTTAGGGAAGGGGTGGGATGGAATTGCAAGGCTGGTTGGTTCTGTCTTGCATGAACATTCACCGACTGCATTACGTTCAGGCTTGGACTTCCTTTTGCTGCCTTCAGCAGGACCAGAAGGGGCCTCAGCCGGGGCTTGCAGCCCCTTAGCAAGGCCCCCTCTGGACTCCCCCTGCCTCGCCCCTGCTGTCCGTTGATCGGTGTTTCGTCCTGCCGTGGAAGCGAAGCGCTTCCAATCGGCACGAAGCGGTGGGCGTTTGGGGGTAAGCGGGCCCCTTGGTTTGGGGCTGGTGGTGCAATCAGTGGCAGATACTGCTTTTAGCGGGTGTAAGCTAGGTGAGTCGTGATTCATCCTGCGGGCCATTTGAATGTGTAGAGCATGCGGTGGCAAAGAGTCTGCGCCGATTGCATACAAGGTCCGGTGAAAATCCTGCCGAGAAAACCTTTCAAAAAACGAATTCGTCGTTATCTTTACCCGATACTAAAGTCATGAAGCATATCACTGTCGTCGCCGGCATTGTCTGGAACAAAGGGCGTTTTCTCGCCGCAAAACGGCCGGAAGGCAAACCGTTCGCAGGGTTCTGGGAATTTCCCGGCGGCAAGATAGAGCCGGGGGAATCTGCTGACCATGCGCTGGTGCGCGAATTTGCGGAGGAGATGAATATCATCCCCACTGCATGGGAATACTGGCGCGAAGTGCGCCATGAATACCCGGAACTGACCGTGACGCTGCACTTCTTCCATATCACGGACTACAGCGGCGACCTGCTTCCGCTGGAAGGCCACGAGATTGGCTGGTTCACCCATGCGCAGGCCATGTCCATGCCCTTTCTGGAAGCGGACATAGCCATTGTGGACGACCTGCAACACGTACAATACGCCGCACAGGCGCAGGAGGCATAATGAACGCCTTGTTTCTTATCGGGCTGGCGCTGCTGGCCGGAGCCACGCTCCCCACACAGGCAGGCATAAACGCACAGCTGCAACTGCACTGGGCAAAGCATCCCGCACTGGCTTCACTCGTTTCCTTTTCTGTCGGCACGGCGGCGCTCGTTGCCTACTGCGTTGCCGCCCGCGTTCCGTTTCCGTCCCTTGCGGGGTCTACCACCCAGTGGTGGCACTGGATAGGCGGGCTGCTCGGTGCCGTGTTCGTGACCGTGGTCACCTTTCTTGCTCCGCGTCTCGGCGCGGCAACCATGGTGGGGCTTGTCATTGCAGGGCAGATGATCGCCTCGGTGAGCCTCGACCATTTTGGCTTGCTGGGCTATGCGGAGCGCCCGCTTTCCATGATGCGGTTTGTAGGGGTGGCCTTGCTTGTGTGCGGGGTGGTTCTCATCCGCCGTTTCTGATGTCCATGTATGTGCGGCGATGGAAAAAACAGGCATTTCCAGTGCTGCGGGGGTATCATTGACATTGTCTTTGCCGTCGCTATGGCCTATGCTGTACGATGCTGTCGCGCATGGATCTCCCTTCGGAGAGGCCCGCATAATACCGTCAGTGCCAAGGAGAATGTATGGGGACGTTTGAATGGACGCCGGAAATGAGCGTGGGCGTGAAGGAAATCGACGAGCAGCATGCGGAACTGACCGGGATCATCAATTCCCTGTACTACGCGTATATGGACGGCAAGGACCACGAGATTCTGGCCGACCTCATCAACAAGGTGAACGACTACGCCCAGAAGCACTTTGCCACCGAACGCAGGTACATGGCTCCGTATGTTGATGATATGCCCAATTATGATGAGCACATGCAGCAGCATAGAGAATTTTTTACCACCGGTGTGAACTTTCTGCTGGAGTATCTGGATAAGGGTACCGGCATCACTCCGGAGTTGCTTGATTACCTGACGGATTGGTGGTTCAGGCACATCAATGGTACGGACAAGATCATGGGCGCCCTGCTCAAGTCA
Encoded proteins:
- a CDS encoding (deoxy)nucleoside triphosphate pyrophosphohydrolase, translated to MKHITVVAGIVWNKGRFLAAKRPEGKPFAGFWEFPGGKIEPGESADHALVREFAEEMNIIPTAWEYWREVRHEYPELTVTLHFFHITDYSGDLLPLEGHEIGWFTHAQAMSMPFLEADIAIVDDLQHVQYAAQAQEA
- a CDS encoding DMT family transporter, with product MNALFLIGLALLAGATLPTQAGINAQLQLHWAKHPALASLVSFSVGTAALVAYCVAARVPFPSLAGSTTQWWHWIGGLLGAVFVTVVTFLAPRLGAATMVGLVIAGQMIASVSLDHFGLLGYAERPLSMMRFVGVALLVCGVVLIRRF
- a CDS encoding bacteriohemerythrin, translated to MGTFEWTPEMSVGVKEIDEQHAELTGIINSLYYAYMDGKDHEILADLINKVNDYAQKHFATERRYMAPYVDDMPNYDEHMQQHREFFTTGVNFLLEYLDKGTGITPELLDYLTDWWFRHINGTDKIMGALLKSKGVV